The following are encoded in a window of Deltaproteobacteria bacterium genomic DNA:
- a CDS encoding zinc-ribbon domain-containing protein produces MIVTCPECATKFNLDPKRVPGDTAKVRCSRCKFVFEITDKGKALPAIPKAERPSGPKKPPPKPVVRTPRISSLQAKRILAVGILVLIVLGAGASYWFMRTPGAAKPPAKPGETDPGNKRLALSNVEGGFEESATLGKVFVVHGLVRNDYNHAVRFIRIEGLLHSAAEAPPLKTVVVYAGNPLAEEEIRLLSEEELNLVLNNKNGKSDMDARVPPGESIPFSLLFKDLPPEMKEYTVKVLDSQPSED; encoded by the coding sequence ATGATCGTTACCTGTCCAGAGTGCGCCACCAAATTCAATTTGGACCCGAAACGCGTCCCCGGCGACACGGCCAAGGTGCGCTGTTCCCGATGCAAGTTCGTTTTTGAAATCACGGACAAGGGAAAGGCGCTCCCTGCGATCCCCAAAGCGGAAAGACCCTCCGGGCCCAAGAAGCCACCGCCCAAACCGGTTGTCCGCACACCGCGTATTTCCTCCCTGCAGGCCAAGCGGATTCTTGCTGTAGGTATACTGGTCCTCATCGTGTTGGGAGCGGGGGCGTCCTACTGGTTCATGCGCACGCCGGGAGCCGCCAAACCGCCGGCCAAACCCGGGGAAACGGATCCGGGCAACAAGCGTCTGGCGTTGTCCAATGTGGAAGGCGGGTTTGAAGAATCAGCGACCCTGGGCAAAGTATTCGTCGTTCACGGCCTGGTCCGGAACGACTACAACCACGCCGTCCGGTTCATTCGCATTGAAGGATTGTTGCACAGTGCTGCGGAGGCTCCGCCTTTGAAAACAGTGGTGGTTTACGCGGGGAATCCGCTGGCCGAAGAAGAAATCCGGCTGCTTTCGGAAGAGGAGCTGAATCTGGTGCTCAATAATAAGAACGGCAAAAGCGACATGGACGCACGCGTTCCTCCGGGGGAATCCATTCCGTTCAGCCTGTTGTTCAAGGACCTGCCTCCTGAAATGAAGGAATACACGGTGAAGGTGCTGGATTCCCAGCCCAGCGAAGACTGA
- the hpt gene encoding hypoxanthine phosphoribosyltransferase, with product MVSKRVILSEEQIQQRVRELAEQIDRDYENKTPILVGVLNGVFRFIADLTSYLTIPAQFDFVRISSYGKSSESSGRIRLTKDVELDLTGRHVLVIEDIVDSGLTLDWLVKNLKDRGAASIKTCVLIDKPERRECAVTLDYLGFLIEEGFLVGYGLDYAEEYRYLNAIYHLEL from the coding sequence ATGGTTTCGAAGCGAGTCATACTCAGTGAGGAACAGATCCAGCAGCGCGTACGCGAACTCGCGGAGCAGATCGACCGCGACTATGAAAACAAGACACCCATACTTGTGGGCGTGCTCAACGGCGTGTTCCGTTTCATCGCGGACCTGACCTCTTATCTCACCATTCCGGCGCAGTTCGATTTCGTTCGCATCTCCAGTTACGGGAAAAGTTCCGAGTCTTCCGGGCGGATTCGTCTGACCAAGGACGTGGAACTGGACCTGACGGGCCGGCACGTGTTGGTGATTGAAGATATTGTGGACAGCGGATTGACCCTGGACTGGCTGGTGAAAAATCTGAAGGACCGGGGTGCGGCGAGCATCAAGACCTGCGTTCTGATCGATAAACCGGAACGGCGGGAATGCGCCGTAACTTTGGACTACCTCGGATTCCTCATTGAAGAGGGTTTCCTGGTAGGGTACGGCCTCGACTATGCCGAGGAATACCGGTATCTGAACGCCATTTACCATCTCGAGTTGTAA